GAGTTGTACGACAAAGGCAACCGATTATCGCATTCGAGCGATACCAGCCAGGCCGATACCATGACGTCGGTTACAAGTTCATCGCTGGACTCGGACGAGGTGGATCTGTCCGGCCTGGTCGAGTCAGTGGTCGACTCCGATGAGGAAGACATTGCCGAAAGTATAGATGTAAGTGCATCATACACCATGTTGCCCTGGAGCTTTATCATCCCACTGAGCACATTGTTGATTCTCTTCCACAGAGCTTAAGTGTCCGGGATACGGTGCGCGAGTGTCTCGAAAAGGATCCATCTGATCGCACGGTGGACGATATCGATGTGCTGCTCGAGTTCACGCAAAAGCTGAAAGCCTTTACCAACATGACGTTCGCGGTGCGGCGTGCCCTTTgctcggtgatggtgtttgcGGTGGTCGAGAAAGCCGGTACCGTCGTGATGAACGATGGCGAAGAGCTAGATTCGTGGAGTGTTCTAATCAATGGGCACGTTGAGATCGAACATAGTACGGGCGAGGTCGAGTATCTGCATTATGGCGATAGCTTCGGTATTATGCCCACGATGGATAAGCTGTACCATCGGGGTGTGATGCGGACCAAATGCGACGATTGCCAGTTTGTCTGCATCACACAAACCGATTACTACCGGATACAGCACCAGGGTGAGGATAACATTCGCAAAATCGAGGAGGATGGTCGCGTTGTCATGGTGACAGAGCTGAGAAACAGTACGGCAGAGAATGGCTCACGGAAGGGATACGTGGTCATACGGGGCACGGTGGAGAGGTTATTGCACCAGCTAGTGGAGGACACGACACAGACCGACCCGAACTACGTGGAAGACTTTCTGCTGACCTGCCGCACCTTCATCAGCAGCCCGATCGACATTTCGAAACAGCTGCTCAAGTGGTTCAATGTGGACAATGGCAGTAGTACGGCTGGCAATGAGATGGTAGACGGTAATACCGGCGTCTCGAGTGATTTCGTGGACGGTGCTGCCGCTTCCATCGCTCACCATGTGTCTATGGGTCCTCCTTCCTCGCCTGCCCCTTCAGCAAGCGATCTTTGTGATCGCGTAACGCGTGTCGTGCTGCTGTGGGTGAACAATCACTTCACCGACTTCGACACCGACCCACAGATGATGGAATTCCTGGAAATCTTTGAATCGGCCCTCGAGAAACGGAACATGCTGGAGCAATTGCGGTTACTTCATGTGTACGCCCAGCATAATGCTCGGGAGCGTAACGTGACGCTCGCACGCAGCTCGCGCGACGAGGATCTTAATTTTCAGATATCGGGCGGCCCTGGTGGCATCTTCATAACGCGCGTCGAGGCGAAAACGAAAGCCTACGATGCGGGCCTAAAGCGGGGCGATCAGATACTGGAGGTGAACGGGCAGAGCTTCGAACACGTGACGTGTGCCCGTGcgctcgagctgctgatggGCACGACGCACCTGAGCATCACGGTGAAGAGCAATCTGTGGGCGTTCAAGGGAATGCTCGCAAGTGCAGACGGAGATTCGAGTAAGATCAAGATGGACCTCAAGAAGGGTTTGCTGCGATCGGAGTTGCTGCAATCGCAAAAGTCGCTCGATCTGGTCGATAAAGCGGGTGGTCTGCTGCCGACGCCACAGTTCCTGATGCCTCTACCGGTGCGGGACATCGAGTATGGGCGCAAAGATTCCGGCGCTTCGACCCCTTCGTCGTCGGGCCagatgaacaacaacaagagcgGCGGCAGCTTTATGACGCTCGGTGGAAAGAAACGTCTTCAGAAGGCGCTGATCCGCATGAACCTACTGCCAAAGAATAGCGTCTTCCAGGATGATAGCCTCAACAATAATAGTAACAGCGCGAACGCCGGTGCAACGGCAAGCGCATCGACCAACGGCAACAGCGCGAcgagtggcagtggtggtagcaACTGTGACGGTAGTGACCGATCATCCGGTATCAGCGTGAACTTTTCCTCACAAGCATCATCCATCTCGACCTCCTCGATCACGACGGCTGATTCGGACGAGACGGGCCCCACGGGGTCGTCCACGACTACGGGCGTATCCACTACGTACCAGAGTAATCCGGACCTACGCGAAACGCCGGGAACACCGGCGAAAGCGCAATCGACGGAAGCAATCATGTCGTCGAAAGCCGCCAGCACGATGGCCGCCACACTGTACTACGAGGAGGTACGGGGCGGTGCAAGTGATTTCCCCGAACACATACTCAAGGTGTACAAGTCGGACCAAACGTGCAAATATCTGCTCGTGCACAAGGAAACGACGGCACAcgaggtggtgatgctggcACTGCAAGAGTTCGGTATACACGATCCGAGCTCGAACTTTTCGCTGTGTGAGGTGAGCGTCGGAGAGGGTGGTATGATCAAGCAGCGTCGGTTGCCGGATCAGCTGCAGAATCTAGCGGAACGGATCGGACTCAGCGCTCGGTATTATCTGAAAACGAATGGCATAACGGAAACGCTCGTACCGGACGATGTGGCACCGGAACTGATCCGCGAAAGTGCCGTACACTTCCTGCAGCTGAATGCGAACGAGCTAGCGATCCAGTTGACGCTGCAAGACTTTGCCATCTTTCGGCAGATCGAATCGACCGAGTATGTGGATGATCTGTTCAATTTGAAGAGCCGCTACGGCAAGCCCATGTTGGTGCGCTTTGCCGAGCTGGTGAACCGTGAGATGTTCTGGGTGGTGACGGAGGTTTGCAGCGAGCACAATATGATGCGCCGGTGCAAGATCATCAAGCAGTTCATCAAAATAGCGCGACACTGCAAGGAGTGCAAGAACTTTAACAGCCTGTTTGCAATCATCAGTGGGCTGGGGCATGCGGCCGTCTCACGGTTACGGCAATCCTGGGAGAAGCTCCCGTCAAAGTACCAGAAGCTGTTTAATGATCTGCAAGATCTGATGGATCCTTCGCGCAACATGTCCAAGTACCGGCAGCTGATACAGACCGAACTGAACGCCCAGCAGCCCGTCATTCCGTTCTATCCGGTCGTCAAGAAGGATCTTACCTTCATTCACCTTGGCAACGACACGAAGATTGATAGTTTGATCAACTTCGAGAAGCTGCGCATGATCTCGAAGGAGATCCGTACGCTGCTGTACATGTGCAACTCCCCGTACGATATACTGACGATGCTCGAGTACAAATGTCAACCACCGAGCTCGGCCATGCTAGCCCTCAACCAAATGTCGGTACCGtcgggtggtggaggtggcggtgtGGTAGGGAATCTAATGCTAgcaccgcctccaccaccaccaccagcatcatcggccAGCAACTTCCTGCACAGCCAGCAAACGGTGAAGCGACGGAAAAAGTCAACGGCCGCACCCAACTCGAAGAAGATGTTCGAAGAGGCCCAGATGGTGCGGCGCGTCAAGGCGTACCTGAACAATATGAAGGTGATtacggacgaggacgagctgCATCGGCTATCGCTCGAGTGTGAGGCACAGGGCGGTACCACGCCGAACACGGTGCAAGTCCGGAAGCGCTATCCTTCGCCGACGCTCTCCACAACATCAAGCACCAGCTCGACGAGTGGCGAGGGTAAGAAGGGTGCACTGGGACTCGGTATGAGCAGCCTGTCGATTGGAAGTGCCAGCAGTGGGAACAGTGGGGCACCCAAGTTTGGTGCCGCATCGCCACAGGCCGTCAAGAAGCTGCTTTCGTTGTcggaacaaacgaaaacacgTCCCCATCAACCGCGTCATCCGACGGTAGGTGCAGGCGGATCGGTATTACCGGGACCACTGAGCAGtttgcatcatcaccatcatcaccatcaccatcatggtcCGCATGGACCGTTGGGGGCACATCACAGCACACTGTCGTCGCACTTCCATCATGCGCACCCCCCGACAGCGGCAGCATTTCTACATCATGGAACCGGGCTGACCATCAGTCCATCGCAATCTCCGGCCCACTGCTGTGCTGGACCGACTGGTGGCGTTAGCGGGACCACACCATCAGTCGCAGGCGTTATGGGACCGCCCCAGTATCCACCACAGAGTCACGCCGGTAACAACACAGCATATGCTGCCGGAACTGCAGGAAGCGGTGTATCCAATGCACcagctggcggcggcggagcaggaggaggaggaggtggtggtggtggtctccatTTGTCCGGGATGTTGCCGAATCCACCGAATTACAGCACTACCATGTCGATGTACCCGAACGGCGGCCGGCCCATTATGGGTAGCCGGATACTGGAGAGTTCCGTCGATGCACCTAGTCAAATACCGCCACCGATGGAACTGCCACCCGAGAGCACCTCCTTCCGGAGTCCGCCGAATTATGGTGAGTTGGGCTTGTGGTCTGCTGGTCTGCCAATCGAAACGTTGTTCCTTAATgattctttttctctgttctGCATAGCTCAAACCGCACACCGGCGCATCGCCAGCAATAGTACAACCATACCGCCACCCTACCCGCAGCCACATCAGAACTTTGGCTCCTCGTCACGCATCATAGCAGCCGTTGGCATCTCACCGATTGCACCGAACTATGTGGCCCCTGCCGTGAATGCAATGTCTCCGATGTACAATCCGACGGCATCGGCTACTGGCGGTACTAATAATGGTCCGAATATTGTTGGGAACAGTATGCTGCCACCGGCCATACCCGCAAGAATACACGAGGTTCCGGTTGATgcaccaccgttgccaccgccgaGCATAGATCTGTCGGCTGAAAGCAGCTCCGTCACCGTACTCAGTGGCGCCGCCTCCGGTAAGTGGTTCCGTCTTCCTTCCCTCACTATGATGTAGTTCCGGATTTGTCCTCTCCCTTATGTTGTGTGGTTGCAGTAGATGTTTGTCGTAGTTAATATTTTGCTGATTATCTCTCTTCATGTACGTCGTTACGTAACGGATATACATTtcagtttggtggtttttttttcatttcatttcctttaaATACTCTTCTATTCATCTCCGAGAAAcgagatagagcgagaaagagaaagagcatgATGACCGTTTCGATTGGATTAttgttgattttcattttgccaTTTGAATGTGTGATGATTGTGATAGGGACCTTCTTTTCGTACAATTTATGTGAACATTATTGGaatcattttggttttttataTTATATCAGTGATTGTTGGGTGCATGTTTACGGGGCGTTTGAAACCGTGTCTGCATGCGTTTCATTTTTGGGgtatcatttatcatttatcaACAAGTTCAGTcagttgatgttgttgctgttgttgcattgCATTTCGGTTACATGGATTTGCATCTCGAGTACCAATGTGCATGTGTTGATGGTGTGCACCCTTTTGGTTCTACATTTGGAACGTATTGCATCGATTTGGACTGTGAATGATTAGGACCCACGGTTCCGTGCATGCGTTCTTTGGATGTGTAGTATAATGCTCACCATTAATGAGGAGCATCTGATCGATTGATCTGTTGAACGATTCCGatcgttgcatcgttgcagAACTGGACGATGAGCTGAACGAATCCGTTGAAACGGACTGCTTGGAAACCATTTCTACAGAAGTGTAAGCTGCGCGGTTAGTGGCCTGGTAAGAAGGTGCACGGATGAACGTTGCAAAGGTGTAAACAGCGAATTTAACAGTGAATTATACAACTTGGTGGTATTTCAATAGAATAGAGATTGTTAGAGAACTTGATCTTGGAAACATAAATGCGAGCTACTTGGATAAGTAAAATCGTTAACTAATATTTGATGGTATATATTGTTGTTGAACTGACCTGACCATTGCTATCGGAATTGATATAACGACCAGGTTTAGGATCGTGAGaggaaagtgattgtgaaTACTGGAAAATTATTACAGTATAACCATTCTATTCATTTCAAGACAGTTGAAGATAGATTTTGAGTTTCGCGCGTTTGCGTTTTAGAGTCCCTGACATTCAACTAGTGAGATTGACCAAAAATTGCCCGCTAAGTAAGTTTTACTCGTTTAACATATCGCTGCAAATGAGTtccttttgcataaattactTTAAAATTTAGCCAATTTGAATGACAATTTTCTTTAGCTTTGTTCAGTCAACCCATTTCTCTCCATCCAATAATCGAATGACCTTTGTGCCCAAATAATGAAAATGCATTCCCATCCCAAGACTGATAATAGCAAAAGCGAAGACGATAGCAAAGCAAGTAAGAAACGTATTTTGATATGATCTAGTAAAAGTAGCCATACCATTATCAACCACTATCCCTCTGAATCTGTCCAACGCTGCCCAGGTCAAGTTTATTCTGTCCGGCCTCTGGCCTGTTCGCCTCACAGCATATAATTGTCAGACCTCATTAGAATGGGAGTAATTTACACTATCAAAGATAGGAAACCAACAGCCGAATGGGGAGGggtgctttttgggggggacaGAAACTATAGAGAAATGGTCTACAACAGATGATAACTACTCTAGCTTTCCTACTTGCATTTACAACAGCTATACATAAAGTTATATACAcattatatatatacatgtATATGCATACAGTACATAGTATGTGCGTGATTATATGTGTATTAATCCAGAGGATAGCAAGGGAGTAGTATGTTGTAAAACACATtcacaatcaatcaaatcaaatctacCACTGACCAAGACACAACTCGTTATGATAAAACAGAGGAGGGTTTCATGATTTATAAGCAAGTAATCTAATGTCGAGAGTTGGAAGGAACTATACAAAAGAGTGTATCAAAGAGGATTCTTCGGTTCGATATCCCAAGAGAGTATCGGAACGGATCCATATCGTGATTTAGGGGTCAGGGGCAGCTTTACGTGTATCCATGATTGTTCTGGTAGAGTAGTAAGTGACGAtactcctttttttcttttttcaattatttcctttttccacacATGTGGAATGCACAGTCTAGCACAGTCAGGCTTGATAAAACTAGTCCTCGATAGGCAGCTAATAAACACTGTATGTTAACGCTAATGTCATAGAGTACATATTTACGTGGCACAGAGAATATCGAAAAATACAGGAAACGTGTACTACTAGTACGTGTGAGGTGCGTGTGGTGATGAGAATAGTAGAGGCAATTGAAAATTGTCCTCAGGAACACGAACTCAATCCTTTGAATATTATCTACACTTGTAGGACAAAAAAGTAAATGAAATCAATGTAAAGTGTCCGTAAATGTGCAtacatcaaaatcaaaaacaaatacaTCGTGAAAGAGAAATTACATAAAGATCAAACTTATCGTGGAATGAAAACAAGGCACAGGGATTGCGTGAGGGCTGTGGCAGTAGGATTGATACGGGTTTACTAATTGACGGAATCTAAGTATGTTGTTATCGTTCATCATCAGGCATCAATGTGTAATGAATAGAAATCCATTCTCTACCCGAAGCTGTTCGATGCAACGATCTTAAAAACGGTTCTCAGTTACTCAGTGAGCAGTCAGCCGGATCATCTTTGGCGAAGTTGAAAGAATATATGCGATACCATGCTAAATGCTACCCTAGAAGAAAAGTATGAATTCAGATAGACATAGCAAGAAATGGTTTCTCTGTTCAAAGCAATGAAAAGCCCACTAAGACTCCGCTATAGGAGCAGCTGAAGAAAAAATGATCACGAAATGAATGTTACGGCTAAAGTACACAGCAATTAATATTGTGCACAAAACCACACAAGAAGATGTCgtgaaaataataatactGCGCCATGGATGGTGCGCCTTTCCACATCACCGTTACTCACCATAAACGTTTCCAACATTGCGTCTGCTTTATTCGATGTTGAATATCTTGTGGCTATTGCTTTTCAATTGATGACATTTTTCTATTCATTTTTTCGTATTCATATCAGTTTCTAAGGACCGTTTGGTCCGTACCTGCAATCATCACCTGCAAATAGGCAAACGGAACAATCATCGTCGATATCCAATCGCTCTAAACTGCTAAACATTACACGTTCTGTGTAGATCATGCTGCAAACTTATGCTCGAATCTCCCATCTCCGTTTAACCCACTCAGCTTAAAGTGCTCTGCTGCCAACGGTAGTACTGATGCTGTTAATAATTCTGCTACCAAATTCTCGCCAATCGTAATGCTAACCTCAACTTTAATCTTCATTCTGTTTCTAACTTTTGCTTTTGTAGTGCTGTagtacacaaacaaacaatacgaGTACGATCGATTCACACAAGTAGaccgtgtgtgtccgtttgtgTGGCTTACTACTTCTGCGATACAGCTAACCTGACAGCTTTCTGACCATCATCCTTGAGCGCTCGTGGCCATCCGGTCACGGTAATCAACCATCGTTGCGCGACGTTGACTCGCAGGATATCACGACATCAGTCTTCTACTACGTTCCCCGGTGCTGGCTTTAGATGGCTCGGCTCTATAGCAGGAGCTATAGTAGCGTAGCTATAGTGTACGGGAGTGTGCTAACGATTTCTAAGTATACGACATTCGCAATATGCTAGTTGTAGCTGATGCCGAAGAAGAGGGAATGGGTATAAGCAAAGTGCCTCGTTACCGGCTAGACGGGTAAACCAAAGAAACCAATAACCGATCGCATTGTTGTTGTATGTCGAACCTAAGAACCTCAGAACTCGTCTCGCTGTCTGGAGTAGAGAGACGCCTCCATTTCTTACTTTTAATCCTCCAAATGACTCCACTACCACATGCGACCTCACGATATGCGCCACAAATCATTTATATGTAGTTCTCTTTATCTAgcgtgtgtttggttgtttaTTGAACGTTGAATTCTCCTCTATTGACTATGGTTCTCAGATGTAGTGTGTAGCGTGACGTGATAATGTTCGTTCGCCCATTTTGATAACCATTATAACATTGCATTCGGTGGAGGTTAGGTTTATTAGGGGTGTAGGACGAAATGAAATCCTACGCACAGAAGAACCAGAGCAGAGACTAGGCGTATCGAACGCGGTATTCTGGATTGACTATCATCATTTTCTTATAATTTATATACTCAGTAACCTTTCCCTACCACTAGAGGGCAATGGTCCGCTAAAGTACTGATCATGGCGTGGCCCTCCAAGTTTGGATCTTCCAAGTAGTAGCTAGTTGTAGGCAGCATAAGACGGAAGGGAATAAAGCTTCCCTAACTAGTACCAGTAGATCATTTTATAATAACTCTCTTTTGCCTCTTCCATAAATTCTTTGATATTGCAGCACGTGCCTCCTCGTATGGACAGTATCCCTCGCAGGCCTTCCACAATCACATAGCACGAACGCGTGGACCACGGTTTTGAGTGTTTTGCGTTAGGTTTCCTTGTTGGTTTAGCGAGACAACACTAAGCTTTTGCTTTAAGCACTGATGGAGCAAACTGGAGCAGCAATACACGACTACCTCCCGAGGGGGGGACGTGTTCATAAGACATTATTCGCGTTTTTAAGATTAAGAGCTTCTGAGATGGAGACAAAGCAACTTTGTCTCCTCTCTGCGCCGTCCTGACTATAAGGTACGGTATCCTGTGTAGAAACGGCGTTAAGACAGAGGACAGTGGCAACGTAGGGCTTGATTAATGCAAATATCCTAGCAATGGACCTCCTCAAAACGCAATGAACCGTAAAGCAACCGATCGAACTATCACAGTGTTTGGCCTTGCATTGAAGTAGATAGTAATCGAGGTAGTAAAGGTACATGACATTCGCAACCGTCTGTAAATAGCTTCGTCCCCGTAGTGCAGAATTACCCGGAACTTTGAGCGGAAAAGCAAAGCTAGGTTGCCTTAGAATCCGATCACCATTCTTgtgatccggtccggtgaagCATAAGGTGGGAAGGGtttggatttgttttatgaaaatacAGTCCCCGCGTCCTCCCTTTCCCGTGTGCTGGCCTCTGTTGATTGTCGATCGGTCAGCTTCGTTGGCCTCTTGATCATCGTCCCTGGTACCCTGGTGCAATCGCAGGAAGAAAGATCGTTGGAGCTAATAATTCAATTAGGCATAATTGttgatcgacgatcggttgAACACACGCATACTTTTACCTTTTTCGACGGCCAAGGCAACACGGCATCGTACGGTGATTGCTGTGTTCGCGGTGTGGTGATAGGTGACGGTGATTCGATTgatgatctcgatctcgagacGCCCTTACCGAGATGGGGTTCTTAGTACCGTCCGGAAGGTGTGACCGGTGTgatctcgcgctcgctcgatccTCGGCAGTATGGAACGATTGACTTGCTGTAGCTTGGCAGTGCTTCTGTTTGGCATGTGCTGCTACATGCAGCTTTTAGTGGATGGTGTCAACGTTAGCACTATTTCGAACCAAACGATCCAACCGGTGAACGGCAGTGTGTTATCCGTGATAGAGAAGAAGCTCCCGGTGGGGAGAGGAGTGTCCGATACGGAGGAGAATGATAACTGTACGGATGTCGACATCCGGAACGATCTGCGCCGGTTGCGACAGATTGAAAATTGTACCGTGATCAACGGATACTTTCACATGGTGCTGATCGAGCGCGTACCCAGTGAGGAGTTTGATCGATACGTCTTCACGAAGCTGAGGTAGGCAGGTAGTGCGCATCCGTTAGATTATCACGAATCACGATTTCCATGTAGTGTGTAAGAAGGAAGATGGTGGTCAGCTAGTGTTGCTGTCGTGTGTAGTGTGTTACTTCCGCTTAGCCTATATCTGTCGAACCGCGTAGGGCACTAGAATGATCCTTCGACACCCGATCACAAAACTGTACAAAAAATGGACAAGGAATCAAAGAACCTTTAGATATTCGCTCCACCTGCTTATAAGTGTTAACGCGTACGCGTCTACTTATCTCTCTACATCTCACCTGTAAGATCGGTAATTACTTTACGTACAATCGCGTTGAAGTCGGGCGAAAGCCGTGTGGACACGAAGAAGTAAAGATGTGTATTCAACTGCTATACTCTACTTATGCTATTACTAAGTGCACGCCGCCTTGTGTTGCGATCGGTTTTAAGTGATCAATGTGATACATTACAAGAAGATAAAACTTTCAAAGACAAAACAGTTTAAGAGCGGACGGtaatctctctttctatctctatctcACCCTTTACCTGTAACTTTCCCGTGGCGAACTTCATTCGACCTCCCATGAGGATGATCATTTCGAATCCTCCTCCGGGATGATAGTGTAACCGTTAAGTGTGTATTCCCAGATGAAGGACTCCATATAtcttatatatatatatagaaatGTATATCAAGCGGTATGTTAGCTAGCATGATTCCTCCCCATCGTACCGTGACATTTGTGTAGTGATGGGTCAGCATAAGTAACGGTATTTTGTAGCTTTTGGACACGTTAGACGAACAAATTGAgaatgagaaaatgaaaatcggaAATAATCTTAACTATCAAAACTATAACTAACTCAGGGACGATACGAATccttcgagtgtgtgtgtgtgtgttttccttttttcctgcgGAAAATATTGAGAAATTTGCCTCCCGTGACTACACCTCAGTGTGTGGCTTAGACGATCGTTTGCAGTTATCGGAGTTGTCGATTGGAAAGAATGTGGACTTTGGGTGCTATAGGTCATTCGGCAAATAAACTTCTATAACCAGcgctcgatcgaacgatcaacTTGATCACCAGATGTCACGCGATGTCTCCTTGAATAATTTCTTTTAAGCTTCGTGAGCTTCGTGAGTTTCGTGAACGGAATACATCTTTGCTTTTCAAGCTGTTCTCGTATTATTCCTATACTCTGGCCCTTTCTATTGTTTACCTGTTTCAACATCACTTACTGGATGTCGCCGGTCATCGCAAATGCCAGAGAGGTCACGGGCCATATGCTGTTCTTTCGCGTCATCAATCTCGTCTCACTACGCAAAATGTTTCCGAATCTGATGATCATCCGCGGCCAGCAATTACTTGGACCGTACGCACTGGTGTTCTACTACATGACCAACATGATCGAGGTAAGCGGATGGACCGTTCGATCGGCGAGCTTACTTTCTGTTGCGCCATACTGTTGACGACCGTTAACGCATCTTCTCACAAAATTGTGTCCCAGATTGGGCTGAAGAGTTTGTACTCGATCCAACGTGGTGCCGTCTTCTCGCTGCACTGTCCACTGCTGTGCCATCTGGATACGGTAACAACGGTTTCGTGGTTCGCGTAGCGGTTCGCTGATTGACTTCTCTCCTGTCTATGTCCGCATTCCATTTCAACAGATCAACTGGACGGCCATTGCCAACGGTACGAAGATGATGAACTCCTTCGAAACACCGAAGACGGTGTGCAACAAGGCGGAGGTGTGCCGTGGTTGTGAGCAACCGTTCTGCTGGGGAAGCCAAAATTGTCAGAAGTTTTACAAGGGTTACAACTTCAGTGGTAGGTAGTCTTCCGGTGGTTCAATGTGCGATGCGTACCGTTTGACTAATTCGCGTCTCGTGATGCTTTGCGCCGCTCCAGGACGGATCAAGTGTCACAGTGAATGTTTGGGCGGTTGTACTGGGAACAGCTCGTCCCAGTGCCTCGTGTGCCGTGGCTGGAAGGAGGGAGATCACTGTGTATCCGACTGTTCACCGGATCGGTGAGTAAGATGTCCCCACGATTCGTGGTCTGGTCACTGCCaacggt
The sequence above is a segment of the Anopheles darlingi chromosome 2, idAnoDarlMG_H_01, whole genome shotgun sequence genome. Coding sequences within it:
- the LOC125960157 gene encoding rap guanine nucleotide exchange factor 2 isoform X1, with the translated sequence MAHRLKHTNSLTTGYYPELYDKGNRLSHSSDTSQADTMTSVTSSSLDSDEVDLSGLVESVVDSDEEDIAESIDSLSVRDTVRECLEKDPSDRTVDDIDVLLEFTQKLKAFTNMTFAVRRALCSVMVFAVVEKAGTVVMNDGEELDSWSVLINGHVEIEHSTGEVEYLHYGDSFGIMPTMDKLYHRGVMRTKCDDCQFVCITQTDYYRIQHQGEDNIRKIEEDGRVVMVTELRNSTAENGSRKGYVVIRGTVERLLHQLVEDTTQTDPNYVEDFLLTCRTFISSPIDISKQLLKWFNVDNGSSTAGNEMVDGNTGVSSDFVDGAAASIAHHVSMGPPSSPAPSASDLCDRVTRVVLLWVNNHFTDFDTDPQMMEFLEIFESALEKRNMLEQLRLLHVYAQHNARERNVTLARSSRDEDLNFQISGGPGGIFITRVEAKTKAYDAGLKRGDQILEVNGQSFEHVTCARALELLMGTTHLSITVKSNLWAFKGMLASADGDSSKIKMDLKKGLLRSELLQSQKSLDLVDKAGGLLPTPQFLMPLPVRDIEYGRKDSGASTPSSSGQMNNNKSGGSFMTLGGKKRLQKALIRMNLLPKNSVFQDDSLNNNSNSANAGATASASTNGNSATSGSGGSNCDGSDRSSGISVNFSSQASSISTSSITTADSDETGPTGSSTTTGVSTTYQSNPDLRETPGTPAKAQSTEAIMSSKAASTMAATLYYEEVRGGASDFPEHILKVYKSDQTCKYLLVHKETTAHEVVMLALQEFGIHDPSSNFSLCEVSVGEGGMIKQRRLPDQLQNLAERIGLSARYYLKTNGITETLVPDDVAPELIRESAVHFLQLNANELAIQLTLQDFAIFRQIESTEYVDDLFNLKSRYGKPMLVRFAELVNREMFWVVTEVCSEHNMMRRCKIIKQFIKIARHCKECKNFNSLFAIISGLGHAAVSRLRQSWEKLPSKYQKLFNDLQDLMDPSRNMSKYRQLIQTELNAQQPVIPFYPVVKKDLTFIHLGNDTKIDSLINFEKLRMISKEIRTLLYMCNSPYDILTMLEYKCQPPSSAMLALNQMSVPSGGGGGGVVGNLMLAPPPPPPPASSASNFLHSQQTVKRRKKSTAAPNSKKMFEEAQMVRRVKAYLNNMKVITDEDELHRLSLECEAQGGTTPNTVQVRKRYPSPTLSTTSSTSSTSGEGKKGALGLGMSSLSIGSASSGNSGAPKFGAASPQAVKKLLSLSEQTKTRPHQPRHPTVGAGGSVLPGPLSSLHHHHHHHHHHGPHGPLGAHHSTLSSHFHHAHPPTAAAFLHHGTGLTISPSQSPAHCCAGPTGGVSGTTPSVAGVMGPPQYPPQSHAGNNTAYAAGTAGSGVSNAPAGGGGAGGGGGGGGGLHLSGMLPNPPNYSTTMSMYPNGGRPIMGSRILESSVDAPSQIPPPMELPPESTSFRSPPNYAQTAHRRIASNSTTIPPPYPQPHQNFGSSSRIIAAVGISPIAPNYVAPAVNAMSPMYNPTASATGGTNNGPNIVGNSMLPPAIPARIHEVPVDAPPLPPPSIDLSAESSSVTVLSGAASARASSYGQYPSQAFHNHIARTRGPRF
- the LOC125960157 gene encoding rap guanine nucleotide exchange factor 2 isoform X3; the encoded protein is MAHRLKHTNSLTTGYYPELYDKGNRLSHSSDTSQADTMTSVTSSSLDSDEVDLSGLVESVVDSDEEDIAESIDSLSVRDTVRECLEKDPSDRTVDDIDVLLEFTQKLKAFTNMTFAVRRALCSVMVFAVVEKAGTVVMNDGEELDSWSVLINGHVEIEHSTGEVEYLHYGDSFGIMPTMDKLYHRGVMRTKCDDCQFVCITQTDYYRIQHQGEDNIRKIEEDGRVVMVTELRNSTAENGSRKGYVVIRGTVERLLHQLVEDTTQTDPNYVEDFLLTCRTFISSPIDISKQLLKWFNVDNGSSTAGNEMVDGNTGVSSDFVDGAAASIAHHVSMGPPSSPAPSASDLCDRVTRVVLLWVNNHFTDFDTDPQMMEFLEIFESALEKRNMLEQLRLLHVYAQHNARERNVTLARSSRDEDLNFQISGGPGGIFITRVEAKTKAYDAGLKRGDQILEVNGQSFEHVTCARALELLMGTTHLSITVKSNLWAFKGMLASADGDSSKIKMDLKKGLLRSELLQSQKSLDLVDKAGGLLPTPQFLMPLPVRDIEYGRKDSGASTPSSSGQMNNNKSGGSFMTLGGKKRLQKALIRMNLLPKNSVFQDDSLNNNSNSANAGATASASTNGNSATSGSGGSNCDGSDRSSGISVNFSSQASSISTSSITTADSDETGPTGSSTTTGVSTTYQSNPDLRETPGTPAKAQSTEAIMSSKAASTMAATLYYEEVRGGASDFPEHILKVYKSDQTCKYLLVHKETTAHEVVMLALQEFGIHDPSSNFSLCEVSVGEGGMIKQRRLPDQLQNLAERIGLSARYYLKTNGITETLVPDDVAPELIRESAVHFLQLNANELAIQLTLQDFAIFRQIESTEYVDDLFNLKSRYGKPMLVRFAELVNREMFWVVTEVCSEHNMMRRCKIIKQFIKIARHCKECKNFNSLFAIISGLGHAAVSRLRQSWEKLPSKYQKLFNDLQDLMDPSRNMSKYRQLIQTELNAQQPVIPFYPVVKKDLTFIHLGNDTKIDSLINFEKLRMISKEIRTLLYMCNSPYDILTMLEYKCQPPSSAMLALNQMSVPSGGGGGGVVGNLMLAPPPPPPPASSASNFLHSQQTVKRRKKSTAAPNSKKMFEEAQMVRRVKAYLNNMKVITDEDELHRLSLECEAQGGTTPNTVQVRKRYPSPTLSTTSSTSSTSGEGKKGALGLGMSSLSIGSASSGNSGAPKFGAASPQAVKKLLSLSEQTKTRPHQPRHPTVGAGGSVLPGPLSSLHHHHHHHHHHGPHGPLGAHHSTLSSHFHHAHPPTAAAFLHHGTGLTISPSQSPAHCCAGPTGGVSGTTPSVAGVMGPPQYPPQSHAGNNTAYAAGTAGSGVSNAPAGGGGAGGGGGGGGGLHLSGMLPNPPNYSTTMSMYPNGGRPIMGSRILESSVDAPSQIPPPMELPPESTSFRSPPNYAQTAHRRIASNSTTIPPPYPQPHQNFGSSSRIIAAVGISPIAPNYVAPAVNAMSPMYNPTASATGGTNNGPNIVGNSMLPPAIPARIHEVPVDAPPLPPPSIDLSAESSSVTVLSGAASVL